The genomic interval GAACGCGACCAATCGAGGCTCCTTTCCTTCGCCACCTAAGGGTACACCCCGCGGGCGGGACTGGGACTAGGGATTTCCCGGGGCCCGCCTCAGCCTCCGGATAGGGCAAATCGGATGGCCAGGGGCACCGGGACCTGGGGATGGCCCACGTAGCGGGCGGAGATCCCACTCGTGTCCAGGCCACGGACGCTCAGGATCTCGGCCGCCAGCGGGGTTCGAACGTCCACCGTGACCAGGTCCGGGCGTAGGGCCGGCTGCGGGATCACCTGCAGGAAGAGGCCCCGCTCGCCCTCCCCGGTGGCCGCCTCCGCCACTCGGTAGGTGACCTTTAGGGTAGCCGTCCCCCCCGCCGGCGCCCCTAGGAGCTCGGTGACTACCCCATGGCCGAACTCCTCCTCCACCAGGCCCAGGGTCGGTCCCCCGGTCACCTCGGTCAGCATTCCCGTCGCTCCTTCCGGCAGGTACACGTTGACGAACGCCGCGAAGTACCCCACCGGGTCGCCGGACTTCCCATCGCCGAGGAGGATCGAAGGGGGGTGGTCGGGGGCGGTGTTCTCCAGGGTCACCTCGGTGAGCACCTCCGCGGAGCCGTCGGCCTCCAGGGTGATCCGGTGAGTCACCCGTTTCTCGGCGAAGTACCCCGCTCGGTTGTTGACGGCGTCCTGCCACACCACCAGAAGGGGGAACCGCCCCAGCCGGAGCTCCCCGCCGGCACCCAGCCGGCGGAGCGCGTCTTGCTCCTCGGGGTTCGGGACGTAGATCTGAAGGTGCCGCTCCCTCAGGGACCGGGCCATGGCCGCTCCGAATCCCCGGGTGGGCGGGGGCTCCTGGAGGACTGCCTTCCACAGCGCCGCTCCGATGGCCCCCTGGGCCTGGTTGGAAAGGGGCTGGGGAAGCAGGAACGTATCCCGGTTCACGATGCGGTTGATGTTCTCGGCCGTCAGGGGCTCGGGCCACGCCGGGGTCCGCACCGGACCGATGGCCCCCAGGACGTAGGACATCCACACCGAGTCCACGGCGATCACCCCGTCGAGCGGCTCTCCCGTCTTCCGCTCCCACATCTCTAGGAGCACCCGGGCGGAGGTGGGGAAGTCGGGGGAGTAGTTGGCGGCGATGAAGTGGGTGACCCCGCCCAGCCTGGCGTAGCGGGCCTCGACGTCGGGAGAGGCGGAGACGGGAGGGACCCGGCCGAGGGTCTGCACGGGCGCGAGGCGTCCCAGGCTTATCTGGCCGTTGTTGGCTTCCAGGATCCCGTAGTGCCCCAGGAACCCCCCGCTCCCCCGGGGAGCGGACAGGTTCTGGATGGCCAGGAAGTACCTCCGGGGGGCCTCGGCCCCGAGGAACGAGGGGAGCAGCCGGGTGAGCTCCGCGCCGGCGATCACCACCTGGGCCTGCTCCCGGAGCGCTCCGCGGGCCTGGTCCAGGGCGTCGGCGATCCTGGGGTGAAGGCCCTCCGGCGGGACAGAGTCCAGCACCACGGAGGCCTGGCGGAATCTCTCGGCGGCAGCCCGGAGCCCCGGCTCGGCCCGTCCCAGAAGGTCGAGTTCGACCACCCCGCCGGGGCGGATCCCCGGCAACCGGTCCCCGTCCCAACCGACGGCCCCGGCCGCCTCCACCACGTGCTCCCCGGCCTCGGACAGGAGGACCGAGGCCTGTCCGAGGGCCCGAACCGCCCGAACGTCGTCCCCCAGCCGGGGCAGCGACCCCACGAGGAAGGCACCGGGCCGCCGAAGGGCGCCGGTGGCATCCCCGCCGGCCTCCCTGGCCTGAGCGAAGGAGGCGGCCGCCGCTTCCAGTCGGCCCTCCACCAAGCGGTCCGCGGCTTGCTCCAGGTACGAGCGGGCCGCTTCCAGGCTCCGAGCGGCCTGCCGGGCGGCCAGGACGGCGTCGCCGGCCAAGGCGCCGATGACGAGCACGCCCAGGACCAGGGCCAGTCGCCGAGTCCGCCGCCGCCGCCACCAAGGCCGTCCGCGACGAACCCGAACCCTGGCCCGATCACGGGTGGCCTCGAGCGGCTCAGGCGCCGCCCGCGCTGGCACGGCGCCGGTCCCGGACGCAGAAGCCCTGGCTGAGGAGCTTCCCTTGCCCTCGAACGACTTGAATCGGTCCACGGTCCTGGCCTAGCCTAAATGCACACTACGGAGAGGGAGGAGCCCGTGAGACGGTACCTGCGCTCCAAGCTGCTGGTCGTGGCGTTTGCGGGCACGGCGCTCCTGGCGACCCTGGGCGGTTCCGTCCCGGCGTCGGCCCATGAGTTCGAGGCCAGCCGCACCATCACGATCCATCGTAGGCCCAGGGGAGTGGTCGATCCCGGCACGAGGGTCCGCTTCTTCGGGCGGATCATCTCCGATCGACACAGC from Candidatus Methylomirabilis sp. carries:
- a CDS encoding DUF4012 domain-containing protein, which codes for MLVIGALAGDAVLAARQAARSLEAARSYLEQAADRLVEGRLEAAAASFAQAREAGGDATGALRRPGAFLVGSLPRLGDDVRAVRALGQASVLLSEAGEHVVEAAGAVGWDGDRLPGIRPGGVVELDLLGRAEPGLRAAAERFRQASVVLDSVPPEGLHPRIADALDQARGALREQAQVVIAGAELTRLLPSFLGAEAPRRYFLAIQNLSAPRGSGGFLGHYGILEANNGQISLGRLAPVQTLGRVPPVSASPDVEARYARLGGVTHFIAANYSPDFPTSARVLLEMWERKTGEPLDGVIAVDSVWMSYVLGAIGPVRTPAWPEPLTAENINRIVNRDTFLLPQPLSNQAQGAIGAALWKAVLQEPPPTRGFGAAMARSLRERHLQIYVPNPEEQDALRRLGAGGELRLGRFPLLVVWQDAVNNRAGYFAEKRVTHRITLEADGSAEVLTEVTLENTAPDHPPSILLGDGKSGDPVGYFAAFVNVYLPEGATGMLTEVTGGPTLGLVEEEFGHGVVTELLGAPAGGTATLKVTYRVAEAATGEGERGLFLQVIPQPALRPDLVTVDVRTPLAAEILSVRGLDTSGISARYVGHPQVPVPLAIRFALSGG